The genome window GCCTCATTCTTGACAATAAAACCATTTTCATAAAGATATTTTACAACATTTGGGTTAGAATCTAAATAAGAATTAGGGTTTTCTACAATATCTTTCACTGCGGTGTCACCTATCATTACCTTTGATGTTAGATTAGAAAGAAAAACAAATTTCCCATTTTCATAAGGTACAATATATGTAGTTTTCGCCTTTCTCAAATTTTGCTTTTCCATAATTATTTCTTACCTCCTCTTTCAAAATAAATATTTATTGTCTTCCGTAATTCTTAACTCGCTTTAAACAAAACCTTTTAATTCAAAAATTTAAAAAATATCTCCATCAACGTAAGTTACATGCAATCTGCTTTAGCTCCCCTTTGTCCAGCAGCTCATCCCGAGCAGGATGAAAGGACACCGCCCGTAACCCTTTTAAAATCAAAGTCTTGTTTTCTGAAATCCTTTTTGGTTCTCTTCCAAAAAGTGTGGGTAGAAAAAATTAAATATGAATAAATGATTAAATAATCTGGTATCATGTAAGAAAACACAGAATAGATAAGGAGTGATATCAGAGAAGAAAAGAACTACCAAAATTCTTTGAGCAGATACTGAATATAACAGATCCATGGTACATAGCAAGGATAGAACAACATGGAGATACAATCAACATATATGTGGATTTCAAAAAAGGTGCAAAGTTTGAATACAACGGTAAATATTACAGTGCATATACTCCCGTCCAAAGGATATGTTCCCCCTTTCAAAGCTGGAGCAAGGTAACACTTTCAAAAAGCAAAGATAATATTTGATAAATTCAAAGAAATATTCGATTACAATAAATCTTCTTATGCTGCAAAGTATTTTCTTTAGTGCCCTAGATAAACTTAATTTAACTCCAGCTTACTTACCCACTTTTTTCATGAGAGAACCATTAAAATTATTCATATTAAAGCTAAGAATGCTGCCCAGCGTAATAATTCCATTCTCTTATTTTGTACTAAACATTACCATTGCCACACATATCATACTTACAAGTTGACTCAAATTCGACGTTATTCAATTCTATTATCTCTATTTTATCCTTTGTGTTATTTTCCATTATGAAAACACCTCCTTTCCCAAAATCTTTAGTTAAACCATTGTATAAAGTGTTCAATTTTAATAGAGTAATAATACTATTTTTACGCTGGGCAACATATAGGACACTGATTAAGATAACTGATACTAAGAACCATTTGAACAGATATTGAATATAACAGATCCATGGTACATAGAAAAGATAGAACAATAACCCGATACACTCAATATATATAAAGACATAGAGTCCATATGTATGGATATGTCGGTACCTTTCAAAGCTGGAGCAAGAAAACATTTCCCAAAAGCAAAGATAATATTTGACAAATTCCATGTACTTAATGTATTAAGTGCCCAACTTGATAAAGTGAGAGCCAGAGAGAATAAAGGGTACCATGAGATACTCAAAAGGACGAAATACTTGCTATTAAAAAATCCTAACAACCTTACCAAGAAAGATAAAGTTAGACTCGATGAATTGATGGAATATCAACATCTTGGCACACTTCAAGCCTACGGATCGGTACTTGAGTTTAAAAAGATGTTCGATTACAAGAAACCTTCTTATGCAGCTAAGTATTTTAAACGATGGTATGAAAAGGTAATAGAATCAAATATACCCGAAATGATTAAAGCCGCTAAGACTCTCTTAAATCACATAGAAGGTATCTTGTTACACATAAAAACGAATATTTCAAACGGTAAAATAGAAGGTATGAACTCTAAACTTAGAGGATTTACTAAAAGGGCTTTTGGTTTTAAAACATTAAAGAATTTAAAAATCACTATCTTTATTGCCTTTGTTGCTTCTTGTACAAAGTAAAAGCCCTAACCAAGCATTTACCCTACTTCTTCCACAACACTTACCATCTCTGTGGGTTCTACTCCATCTGTTGATCCTGTAATGCGACCATCTCCACCAAAAACAAATATACCACTCAATAGCAGACCTGTGATCAACAAAACAACAAAAAATCCCTTCATCCTTTTTCACCCCCTTGAATTATTTTTTTAATTTAAAACTAATATTTCAAATAATCTAACCCTTTGTTTTAATCATACACTTTCCCATATGGTTTTCAAGTGTTTTTTTTAATTGGTATCAAATATGTATTGATAAAGAATTACAGAGATTGGTCAAAAAATACTTATGTTAAAAATCAAACTCGATAATTTTTGTTATCTTTAAATTACTTATATTTTCTTTTTCTTTTTATTATCTGTATTATGGTACAATTATGTTTGAATGGTTTCGGTCTATTTTTAGAAAATTTCTATGTTGAATTGAAGTAAACGAATATTCTATTATTATAACGCTGTGTAAATATTTCGTGAGGATAGGGAGGTTCTTAGAATTAATCTTCGATCTTTGGTTGAAATTGCGAATAAAGGACAGTTTATAAGACCTATTTTGAATTATATTGTTCATTACTTAGAAAGTGATGGATCAGCTAAAAATAAAAACATCGTCAATTACATAAACGTTTTGAAATTAAAATGGGATGTTAAATATAATGAAGCCCTTGAGATAATAGATGAAGAGATAAAGGGATTGAAAAAAGGTAGTTTGTATTGTCTAATTTTAGTTGAAAAGATAAGTATTTTAGTCAATCTTTCTAGAAATGAAGAGATTAAAGAAGTATTCAATCAATTGAAGGAAGAATTCGAAAAACTTCCTAAGTATTTAAGAGGAATAGTCGTTGAGAAGTTAAAGAATGTTCGTGAATTAAATTTTGAAGAAAAAGATTTGCAAACCATTAGGATTTGGAGTGAAAGTTATGAAAATACTCCCGCCACCAAAGGCTTCATATTACTATCAAAATCAAGAGGAAAAAAGAATGAAGAACAATACGATGAAGCAGTTTGTTTAAACATCGAAGCATTTAAGATTTTAAAAACTGTTCCACATCCCTCTGGTATGGTGCAAGCTTTAAACAATATATCTTGGTGGTTGAAAGATACAAACAAAGAAAAGGCTTTAGCTTTTACCTTTCCATTGGGATTCTATCTTGGTTACTATTTCCATGATGATAACTTTGATGTTTTCAATTCCCTTGATACTACATTTCAAGTACAAAAGAATAATAACGATCCGTTGTTTTATGAAACCGCCTTTATTTTTTCACGCTTAGTTTCATTGTTGAGTGTCGATAAGAAAAAAATAATATGGAATAAGTTTGAATATACCATTCATGATGTCAGACGTTTTGTTTTGAATATTAGAAATAGAAATTACTTAAACACAAAAACGCTAAGAGATTTCATAAGGAAAGAGATAGGAAAAGAAAAGATACCCATAGATTCAATAAATGTTTCTGAAAGAACATTAAAAGAGTTTTTATCTGCAAAGACACAGTACATTCAACCAAGTATCTTGAGAAACATTATAGATGCTCTTGAGTTTGAAATCACCACATCCGCACCTATATGTATAATCAAAGAATTGAAAAAGAAGGATATAGATAAAAAGTTTGAGATAAACCTTGAAAAGTTTAAAAACCTTTCAAAAGAAAGGCAAATATCAGAACTCTTTACATCTTACCTCGTTCATTACTACAAAGAAGAGATCGATCTAAAAAAGATAATTAAAGAGATACAAGATGACAGTTTAATTGAAGAAAGATGTGATTACTACACTAAAGAGTTAATAAACTCTGTCTTTGAAAGAAATCAAAAGATAGAGTTTAATTCTTTACTAACAAACGCTCAAGAACCAAAAATCTACACAAACAAAAATATAACCTTCAAAGAACATCCTTTTTATTTGGGAAGGGAAGAAGTTGTAAAAAGATTTATGAAAGACTTAAATAAAAAGAATTTAAAAGAGTTCATTGAAAATTACATTGGTCTTGATACAAGACAAAAAAAGACGATAGAAAAGTTCATAATGAATTACGGTAGGTACTATGATTTAAAGGTAAAGGATATCCCCAAAGAATTCACACCGAAAGTACCAAAAGAGATTAATCCATTCGTGAAAAAATATACGTTGAAAAGAAAACCTTCTGCCCTTTCTTTTTATGTGTTTGAAGGGGAAGAAAGAGAAGAGTTTGTGGAAATTATCAGCAATTTTTAAATCGGGTAGGAGGTAGATAATTAATTAATTAATTAATTTATTTATTTATCTACCGTCCTTCCTCATCTTCCAATGAGTATTATGACCTCTGCTAACTTCTCAAGATTCAGCCATACATTGCTGCATGGGTTGCCTTAACAGCATGTTCTTGAGATCTCCCCAGGTAAGTGCAATAACTTTCATCCCATATATCCGCCAGATCTACTCCGTGAAGTTCTGGATAGCTGTTGGACTTCGTTTTGTTAGGCAAACTCGTCCACTCCACTTAGCCTTGTATCTGGTTCTTGTTCATCGGACCGGGACTTTGTCTTGGGCTTCCTTCAGATTCCACCTCACGATGGACACCCTTGCCTTCGACTAGTGGTTCCCGCTACCTGGCCCACAACGGACTTTCACCGCTTAGCTATTGCCCATGCTGGGCAACTTGGTCGGCTTTTAGTTTAAAGTATGGTCTATTTTTTGTCTTTAAGCTTGAGATCTTATAATAGATTTTTATTCAATAACTTATCTATCTTCAATTGGAAAAGATACGTATTTAGGAATACCCTGAGTTTGACAATTACAAAAATGTAAGAATTCTAAAACAGGCATGAATAAATGTAAAAAAGCGTTTTTTGCTTTCTGTGTTTTTCAAAAGTGTCACTACATCAAAAATTTTTTTCAAAAAAATAGGCGATTTATTCTCTCAAACTCGCTTTCTTTCGTTCGGTTTACTGAAAAACCATCTCTCAACTGTCAAACTCAAGAGAACACATTGTGATGAATTTCATATCTTAGATCATGCAAAGAACGCTTGAATTAGAACAAAAATATTTGTTATTAAGTGCAACTAAAATACTCCAAGACAAGCGGTTTTTATGCATGACGCAGGTTGAACCTGAGTAAAAAATTTTCTTTTATTTTCTTCAACCTCTTCAGGACTTGTCTGAGTAATGTTACCGAGCCTATACCTTTTATCATCTTTATGTTGATAACATGGATATATACTTCCATCCGAATCGATTACTATAGATTGTCTTGTGAAAGGGCAATCGCTCAATCTTGGAGGAGCTCCAAACTTCATAATTGAATAAATTAATCCTAAATAGTATTCTTTATTATTTTGTTTAGCCCATGAATTTAAGCTGTTTAATATTAAAGATTGTTCTTGCTTGGAGCAATTACCTAAAAATAGTGGGTTATCTTCTCCAACTGCAATAGGATGAAACCTGATTCCAAAATTATTCCGCCTTGCAAAATTTATTAGTTCTTCAATTTGATCAAAATTACCTTTACTAATAATAGAGGTCAAATACCTGCGCCTGACCTTATGATCGCGTAGTTTTAAAATCCCTTCCATTGTTCTTTCAAATCCACCACGATGTTGTTTGTGATAATTAGAAGATATACTGTCTAAACTCACACAAACCTCAACATTATTATCACGAAAGAAACTTGCATGTTTATCAGTTAGTAATGTGCCATTGGTCAAAACTCTGGTATCAATTCCGTATCTTATAGGTATCTCCACAAACTCAAAAAAATCTCTCCTTAATAAGGGCTCTCCTCCAGTAAAGGTAATGGATTCTATTTTCATTAAATGCATGCATTTTTCAACCCATTGTTCAACATCTGAAGGTTTTAAACGAGTGGGAGAATAGTGAAGGTTACCTACCTGGTAATAGCAATAGGAGCAACTTAAATTACAACCACCCATAATTAAAAAAGATTGATGGAGCATCTCTTCACCTCTTATTGGAAATATCCCGAAAATAACTTTATCAGGAAATGAATGTCTATTTTTGCTGCTGATGCAAATCTGCTTAAAAATTCATCAACTTGAACAATTCGAGTGCTAGAACAAAGTAACTCATTTAAAAGATTGAAGTAACTATTTGTTCCTAATGTTTCAAATATATCGTGCCATTTCAACAATAGAAACGCATACTTTTGAAATTTATTATTTGAAATTTCATTTTTTTTGTACCAGTTTAAACGACGCTCTAAAAAGGAATGCCCAAAACGGTAAGTATCATATAATAACTGTAAATGTTCTGCTATTGTTTCTGTAAGTAACGATGCACCTTTACCCCTAAACTTAATATTATTTCCAAACCACTGATGAGCGATTTCATGGGGTAAATAACTAAATAGTAGAGTTTCTGGACTGGCTAGCAATTCCTTTCGAAATAATATTAAATGTGAAAAACTTACTGCATTCGCAATATCTCCTGAATATGTTGAAATGTGAAGATACTTAAGAGGTTTAAAGTGGTCTTCATAATATTGAATAATTTTTGTAATTTCTGATTTATAATCCCATTTATCTTTAAGTGGAACATTAGATATAACTGATCCGTAATAATAACTGTATTGAAAATTGCTAGGTTCGGTCTCTATATTAATTACGATATTTCTAATATCTTCAAAAAACAATTCATTTTTGTTAGCTA of Petrotoga miotherma DSM 10691 contains these proteins:
- a CDS encoding radical SAM/SPASM domain-containing protein, with protein sequence MLHQSFLIMGGCNLSCSYCYYQVGNLHYSPTRLKPSDVEQWVEKCMHLMKIESITFTGGEPLLRRDFFEFVEIPIRYGIDTRVLTNGTLLTDKHASFFRDNNVEVCVSLDSISSNYHKQHRGGFERTMEGILKLRDHKVRRRYLTSIISKGNFDQIEELINFARRNNFGIRFHPIAVGEDNPLFLGNCSKQEQSLILNSLNSWAKQNNKEYYLGLIYSIMKFGAPPRLSDCPFTRQSIVIDSDGSIYPCYQHKDDKRYRLGNITQTSPEEVEENKRKFFTQVQPASCIKTACLGVF
- a CDS encoding transposase, which encodes MESICMDMSVPFKAGARKHFPKAKIIFDKFHVLNVLSAQLDKVRARENKGYHEILKRTKYLLLKNPNNLTKKDKVRLDELMEYQHLGTLQAYGSVLEFKKMFDYKKPSYAAKYFKRWYEKVIESNIPEMIKAAKTLLNHIEGILLHIKTNISNGKIEGMNSKLRGFTKRAFGFKTLKNLKITIFIAFVASCTK